GACCCTTTCCAGAAAAAGGGGAGTACAGTCCCAATATCCATATTCATCGGCCGCTTGCGCGCCATAACAAACCCAAGAGGCGCCGATCGCTTCCGCGTAGGCTGCTGCCACGGAAAGAAAGAGCAGGTTGCGGTTGGGAACATAGGTAGGCGGGTGATCGCGCTGATCCATGGGAATGTCCGCCAGTTCAGGGACGGACATTCCCGATGGGATCAAGGCGGAAGCGTCTCCAAGGAGACCGCTCAAAAAACTCATATCCAAGCATCGAAAGTCGGCGACACCCACGGCTTTTGCTTGGCTTCTTGCACAAGCTAACTCACGGCTATGCCGCTGTCCATAGTGGAACGCCACGCTGTAAATCAGATATCCCTCGTGGGCTAACTGATGCAACAATACAGTTGAATCAATTCCGCCGCTCAAGAGAACCACATGTTTTTCTTGTGCTTTCAAAGGAATTATCCTGATCGATCAACGTTAACCCTAGCCATGCGCGTGGGGTACGCTGAGCCGGCGCAGGTCGCTATTAGTGGGCAAGAGCGCCGTATTTTTTTAATTCAGCAGGCTTAACAGAACGGAGCTCGTCGATATTATCCACAATCTTTTTCACGATCCGCGCAAAAAGTTTCAT
The Candidatus Hydrogenedentota bacterium DNA segment above includes these coding regions:
- the queC gene encoding 7-cyano-7-deazaguanine synthase QueC gives rise to the protein MKAQEKHVVLLSGGIDSTVLLHQLAHEGYLIYSVAFHYGQRHSRELACARSQAKAVGVADFRCLDMSFLSGLLGDASALIPSGMSVPELADIPMDQRDHPPTYVPNRNLLFLSVAAAYAEAIGASWVCYGAQAADEYGYWDCTPLFLERVNQTLSLNRHHPITVKAPLINNSKTDNVRLGLELGVDFGATWSCYRGDEYPCGVCPTCVERLHAFKNVGVDDPLSYKPA